The following coding sequences lie in one Xanthomonas hyacinthi genomic window:
- the acs gene encoding acetate--CoA ligase: protein MADLYPVDPQFAARARVDKTQYQTLYRQSVEQPQAFWGQAAERLDWFRKPTRIKDVNFAVDDFHIRWFDDGELNASVNCLDRQLATRGDKTALLFEPDSADAPSYHVSYRELYERVCRLGNALRALGVQKGDRVTIYLPMIPDAAVAMLACARIGAIHSVVFGGFAPNSIADRVIDCGSKLIITADEGLRGGKKIPLKGNVDAALKLPGTTTVETALVVRHTGGAVDMQAPRDRWFHDVVDSQPAECEPERMNAEDPLFILYTSGSTGKPKGVLHSTAGYLLYAAYTHETVFDLREDDIYWCTADVGWVTGHSYIVYGPLANGATALMFEGVPNYPNVSRFWEVIDKHKVTIFYTAPTAIRALMREGEAPVRRTSRASLRLLGSVGEPINPEAWRWYHDVVGDGRCPIVDTWWQTETGGILITPLAGAIDLKPGSATLPFFGVQPALVNADGELLEGATEGNLVLRDSWPGQMRTVYGDHQRFIDTYFRTYPGSYFTGDGCRRDEDGYYWITGRVDDVINVSGHRIGTAEVESALVAHPKVAEAAVVGFPHDIKGQGIYAYVTLVADEQPSEALHKELVAWVRKEIGPIAAPDHLQWAPGLPKTRSGKIMRRILRKIAENAPDQLGDTSTLADPSVVDSLVNERLAR, encoded by the coding sequence ATGGCCGATCTCTATCCCGTCGATCCGCAGTTCGCCGCCCGGGCACGGGTCGACAAGACCCAGTACCAGACCCTGTACCGGCAATCGGTGGAGCAGCCGCAGGCGTTCTGGGGCCAGGCCGCCGAGCGCCTGGACTGGTTCAGGAAGCCGACCCGGATCAAGGACGTGAACTTCGCCGTGGACGACTTCCATATCCGCTGGTTCGACGACGGCGAACTCAACGCCAGCGTCAACTGCCTGGACCGGCAGCTGGCCACGCGCGGCGACAAGACCGCGCTGCTGTTCGAGCCGGACAGCGCGGATGCGCCGTCCTACCACGTCAGCTACCGCGAGCTGTACGAACGCGTGTGCCGGCTCGGCAACGCGCTGCGCGCGCTCGGGGTGCAGAAGGGCGACCGCGTCACCATCTACCTGCCGATGATTCCCGACGCGGCGGTGGCGATGCTGGCCTGCGCGCGCATCGGCGCGATCCACTCGGTGGTGTTCGGCGGCTTCGCGCCCAATTCGATCGCCGACCGGGTGATCGACTGCGGCAGCAAGCTGATCATCACCGCCGACGAAGGCCTGCGCGGCGGCAAGAAGATCCCGCTCAAGGGCAACGTCGATGCGGCGCTGAAGCTGCCCGGCACCACCACCGTGGAAACCGCGCTGGTGGTGCGCCACACCGGCGGCGCGGTGGACATGCAGGCGCCGCGCGACCGCTGGTTCCACGACGTGGTCGACAGCCAGCCGGCCGAATGCGAACCCGAGCGCATGAACGCCGAGGATCCGCTGTTCATCCTCTACACCTCCGGCTCCACCGGCAAGCCCAAGGGCGTGCTGCACAGCACCGCCGGCTACCTGCTATACGCGGCCTACACCCACGAGACCGTGTTCGACCTGCGCGAGGACGACATCTACTGGTGCACCGCCGACGTCGGCTGGGTCACCGGCCACAGCTACATCGTCTACGGGCCGCTGGCCAACGGCGCCACCGCGCTGATGTTCGAAGGCGTGCCCAACTACCCGAACGTGTCGCGCTTCTGGGAAGTCATCGACAAGCACAAGGTCACCATCTTCTACACCGCGCCGACCGCGATCCGCGCGCTGATGCGCGAGGGCGAGGCGCCGGTCAGGCGCACCTCGCGCGCATCCTTGCGCCTGCTCGGCAGCGTCGGCGAGCCGATCAATCCCGAGGCCTGGCGCTGGTACCACGACGTGGTCGGCGACGGCCGCTGCCCGATCGTGGACACCTGGTGGCAGACCGAGACCGGCGGCATCCTGATCACCCCGCTGGCCGGCGCGATCGACCTCAAGCCCGGCTCGGCGACGCTGCCGTTCTTCGGCGTGCAGCCGGCCCTGGTCAATGCCGACGGCGAACTCCTGGAAGGTGCCACCGAGGGCAACCTGGTGCTGCGCGACTCCTGGCCGGGGCAGATGCGCACCGTCTACGGCGACCACCAGCGCTTCATCGACACCTACTTCCGCACCTACCCGGGCAGCTACTTCACCGGCGACGGCTGCCGCCGCGACGAAGACGGCTATTACTGGATCACCGGCCGCGTGGACGACGTCATCAACGTCTCCGGCCACCGCATCGGCACCGCCGAGGTGGAGAGCGCGCTGGTCGCGCACCCGAAGGTGGCCGAGGCCGCGGTGGTCGGCTTCCCGCACGACATCAAGGGCCAGGGCATCTACGCCTACGTGACCCTGGTGGCCGACGAGCAGCCCAGCGAGGCCTTGCACAAGGAACTGGTGGCCTGGGTGCGCAAGGAGATCGGCCCGATCGCCGCGCCCGATCATCTGCAATGGGCGCCGGGCCTGCCCAAGACCCG